The following are from one region of the Microbacterium sp. BK668 genome:
- a CDS encoding NAD(P)-binding domain-containing protein: MDPQPVDVVVIGAGQAGLSAGYHLRRRGFLPTGDAAPGDGTFVVLDANERPGGAWQHRWASLRMGTVNGIHELPGFPVPPADPAAPSRDILPAYFADYEERYGLGVQRPVEVRAVRREDDDPGGRLLVQTDRGTWAARHVINATGTWTRPFWPHYPGRHRFRGLQLHVADYASADEFAGKRVVIVGAGVSALQLLDEISRVGDTVWVTRREPQWIDDEFDIPARVAAIAGVEARVREGLPPGSVISVTGMHWTPWARAARERGVLTRHPMFTSIEEDGVRMPDGSFEPADVILWATGFRAAIDHLAPLRLRTAHGGIRVADRRALDEPRLFLIGYGPSQSTVGANRAGRDAVRAIAAHRAPAAAA; this comes from the coding sequence GTGGACCCGCAGCCCGTCGATGTCGTCGTGATCGGCGCCGGCCAGGCGGGGCTGTCGGCGGGCTATCACCTGCGGCGACGCGGCTTCCTTCCCACGGGCGATGCCGCACCCGGCGACGGCACCTTCGTGGTGCTGGACGCGAACGAGCGGCCGGGCGGCGCCTGGCAGCATCGGTGGGCGTCGCTGCGGATGGGGACCGTGAACGGCATCCACGAGCTGCCCGGCTTCCCCGTCCCGCCGGCCGACCCGGCGGCGCCGAGCCGCGACATCCTGCCCGCCTACTTCGCCGACTACGAGGAGCGCTACGGCCTCGGCGTGCAGCGCCCGGTGGAGGTGCGAGCGGTGCGCCGGGAGGACGACGACCCGGGGGGACGGCTGCTGGTCCAGACCGATCGCGGCACGTGGGCGGCTCGTCACGTGATCAACGCGACGGGCACCTGGACCCGCCCCTTCTGGCCGCACTATCCCGGCCGGCACCGCTTCCGCGGGCTACAGCTCCATGTCGCCGACTACGCATCGGCCGACGAGTTCGCCGGCAAGCGGGTCGTCATCGTGGGCGCCGGAGTGTCTGCGCTGCAGCTTCTCGACGAGATCTCGCGGGTGGGCGACACCGTGTGGGTGACGCGGCGCGAGCCGCAGTGGATCGACGACGAGTTCGACATCCCGGCACGGGTGGCCGCGATCGCCGGGGTCGAGGCTCGCGTGCGGGAGGGACTGCCGCCCGGCAGCGTCATCTCGGTCACGGGCATGCACTGGACTCCCTGGGCGCGTGCTGCGCGCGAGCGCGGCGTCCTCACGCGGCATCCCATGTTCACCTCGATCGAGGAGGACGGCGTGCGGATGCCGGACGGCTCGTTCGAGCCGGCGGACGTCATCCTGTGGGCGACCGGATTCCGCGCCGCGATCGACCATCTCGCACCGCTGCGCCTGCGCACGGCGCACGGCGGGATCCGCGTGGCGGACCGCCGCGCCCTGGATGAGCCGCGGCTCTTCCTGATCGGCTACGGCCCGTCGCAGTCGACCGTGGGCGCCAATCGCGCCGGGCGCGACGCCGTGCGCGCCATCGCCGCGCATCGCGCTCCGGCGGCGGCCGCCTAG
- a CDS encoding TetR/AcrR family transcriptional regulator, with the protein MPERSYHHGNLRSALLERAWDVVDSGGVEGLSLRSIARDLEVSHGASARHFRDRQALLDALAVEGFARLNAALEESADAEETFAGRLEAAGQAYISFAVAHPGILGVMYTAKHHPEASAELAEASHAGMSGLIALVEAGQAAGEAREGDAAQLALIAFAAVHGVAMLSTDDLLDGVGPEDAARAVLGFLTEGLRTSSTTPITG; encoded by the coding sequence ATGCCGGAGCGCTCGTATCACCATGGCAACCTCCGCAGTGCGCTGCTCGAGCGCGCATGGGATGTCGTCGATTCGGGCGGCGTGGAGGGCCTCTCCCTCCGCAGCATCGCGCGCGACCTCGAAGTGAGCCACGGCGCCTCGGCGCGGCATTTCCGCGATCGCCAGGCGCTGCTGGATGCGCTGGCTGTCGAGGGATTCGCGCGACTGAACGCAGCGCTGGAGGAGTCCGCCGATGCGGAGGAGACCTTCGCGGGCCGTCTCGAGGCGGCCGGGCAGGCGTACATCTCCTTCGCTGTCGCCCACCCCGGGATCCTCGGCGTCATGTACACCGCCAAGCACCACCCCGAAGCAAGCGCCGAGCTCGCCGAGGCGAGCCATGCCGGCATGAGCGGGCTCATCGCTCTCGTCGAGGCGGGCCAGGCCGCGGGTGAGGCGCGAGAGGGCGACGCCGCGCAGCTCGCGCTCATCGCCTTCGCCGCGGTGCACGGCGTCGCGATGCTCTCGACGGACGATCTGCTGGACGGGGTGGGTCCCGAAGACGCCGCCCGCGCGGTGCTGGGGTTCCTCACCGAGGGACTGCGCACCTCATCGACGACGCCGATCACGGGCTGA
- a CDS encoding SDR family oxidoreductase, which produces MTMTYRGTTALITGASSGLGEEFARQFAARGADVVLVARREDRLRELASRLEADHRITATPVAVDLNAPGATATIRATLEERGIRLHTLVNNAGFGMKGAFIDADPARIAEMVQVNVASVVALTREFLPDLVAAGDGALVSIASTGAYQPCPNMAVYGATKAFVLSFTEALAYETRGSGLSVLTVSPGATRTEFFDVVGGEDAAVGRYQTTEQVVTRTLKELDRRSTPPSFVGGRSNAVVAKLVGWMPRRASLALSGRVLR; this is translated from the coding sequence ATGACCATGACGTACCGCGGAACCACCGCTCTCATCACGGGCGCGAGCTCCGGCCTCGGCGAGGAGTTCGCACGGCAGTTCGCCGCGCGCGGCGCCGATGTCGTGCTCGTCGCCCGCCGCGAGGACCGGCTGCGCGAACTCGCTTCGCGGCTGGAAGCCGACCACCGCATCACCGCGACCCCCGTCGCCGTCGACCTCAACGCGCCCGGCGCGACCGCGACGATCCGCGCAACGCTCGAAGAGCGAGGCATCCGACTGCACACCCTCGTCAACAACGCCGGGTTCGGCATGAAAGGCGCCTTCATCGACGCCGACCCCGCGCGGATCGCCGAGATGGTGCAGGTGAACGTCGCGTCGGTCGTCGCGCTGACGCGCGAGTTCCTTCCCGACCTCGTGGCCGCGGGTGACGGCGCGCTGGTCAGCATCGCCAGCACGGGCGCCTACCAGCCGTGCCCCAATATGGCCGTCTACGGCGCGACGAAGGCGTTCGTCCTGAGCTTCACCGAGGCGCTCGCGTACGAGACGCGCGGGTCGGGGCTGTCGGTGCTGACCGTGAGCCCCGGTGCCACGCGCACCGAGTTCTTCGACGTCGTGGGCGGCGAGGACGCCGCGGTCGGTCGCTATCAGACGACCGAACAGGTCGTCACGCGCACCCTCAAGGAGCTCGACCGCCGCAGCACTCCCCCGAGCTTCGTCGGCGGGCGGTCCAACGCGGTCGTCGCGAAACTGGTGGGGTGGATGCCTCGGCGAGCGAGCCTCGCCCTGTCGGGGCGCGTGCTCCGCTGA
- a CDS encoding amino acid permease: MLRRKPIVPPAEHPGGLQRRLGTFQLAMLGVGATVGTGIFFVMHEAVPLAGPAVILSFLLAGLAAGLSAVCYAELASAVPVSGSTYSYAYATMGEIVAIGVAACLVLEYGVSTAAVASGWSGYLNLLLEDLFGWSVPPELSAAPGEGGILNLPAVVLVSLCAVLLIRGTRESAVVNVVMVLIKLGVLVMFGAIAFTAFSTDSFADFAPAGAAGVTAAAGTIFFTFIGLDAVSTAGDEVRDPQRALPRAILLALAIVVGVYLFVAVAALGTQPWQDFSDPAQQDAGLAVILQDVVGAAWPATVLAAGAVVSIFSVTLVTLFGQTRILFTIGRDGLLPRSFARVNPKTHTPEFTTVVVAIAVALLAGLVPLSNLWDLVSLGTLIAFIVVSIGVIVLRRTRPDLPRGFRVPGYPVVPILSVIACAYILSGLPWTTYLWFLLWLAVVMAFYLLWGRHHSVLGDPVAEAREEAGEEA; encoded by the coding sequence ATGCTGCGACGCAAGCCGATCGTCCCGCCGGCCGAGCATCCGGGCGGGCTGCAACGGCGCCTGGGCACCTTCCAGCTCGCCATGCTCGGCGTCGGCGCCACCGTCGGGACGGGCATCTTCTTCGTGATGCACGAGGCGGTGCCGCTGGCCGGTCCCGCCGTCATCCTGTCGTTCCTGCTCGCGGGGCTCGCCGCCGGGCTGTCGGCCGTCTGCTACGCCGAGCTCGCCTCGGCCGTGCCGGTCTCGGGGTCGACCTACTCGTACGCCTACGCGACCATGGGCGAGATCGTGGCGATCGGGGTCGCGGCGTGCCTCGTGCTCGAGTACGGCGTGTCGACGGCCGCCGTCGCCTCCGGCTGGAGCGGATACCTCAATCTGCTGCTCGAGGATCTCTTCGGGTGGAGCGTCCCGCCCGAGCTGAGCGCCGCCCCCGGGGAGGGCGGCATCCTGAACCTCCCCGCCGTCGTGCTCGTGAGCCTGTGCGCCGTCCTGCTCATCCGGGGAACGCGCGAGTCCGCGGTCGTCAACGTGGTGATGGTGCTGATCAAGCTCGGAGTGCTCGTGATGTTCGGCGCGATCGCCTTCACCGCCTTCAGCACCGACAGCTTCGCCGACTTCGCCCCGGCGGGGGCGGCGGGGGTCACGGCCGCCGCCGGCACCATCTTCTTCACCTTCATCGGGCTCGACGCCGTCTCGACGGCGGGAGACGAGGTCCGCGACCCGCAGCGCGCCCTCCCGCGCGCCATCCTCCTCGCCCTCGCGATCGTGGTGGGGGTCTACCTCTTCGTCGCCGTCGCGGCACTGGGCACCCAGCCCTGGCAGGATTTCTCAGACCCCGCGCAGCAGGACGCCGGCCTCGCCGTGATCCTGCAGGACGTCGTCGGCGCAGCGTGGCCCGCGACCGTCCTGGCGGCGGGTGCCGTCGTATCGATCTTCTCCGTGACTCTCGTGACGCTCTTCGGCCAGACGCGCATCCTCTTCACCATCGGGCGCGACGGACTCCTGCCCCGGTCCTTCGCGCGGGTGAACCCCAAGACGCACACGCCCGAGTTCACCACTGTCGTCGTCGCGATCGCCGTGGCCCTGCTCGCGGGCCTCGTGCCGCTGTCGAATCTGTGGGACCTCGTGTCGCTCGGCACCCTGATCGCGTTCATCGTCGTGTCGATCGGCGTCATCGTCCTCCGGAGGACCCGACCCGATCTGCCGCGGGGATTCCGCGTGCCGGGATACCCGGTCGTGCCGATCCTCTCGGTGATCGCGTGCGCGTACATCCTCTCGGGACTGCCGTGGACCACCTACCTCTGGTTCCTCCTGTGGCTCGCCGTCGTCATGGCCTTCTATCTGCTGTGGGGACGGCATCACAGCGTGCTAGGCGACCCCGTCGCCGAGGCCCGCGAGGAGGCGGGGGAGGAGGCGTAG
- the mmuM gene encoding homocysteine S-methyltransferase, producing the protein MSSLPAALARGPVVLDGGLGTLLEERGNDLSSSLWSAQLLLDRPAEIRAAHEAFFRAGARVAITASYQVSYEALEDAGLDAPAVDLLLMRSVALARRARTDTGHDHDAWVAASVGPYGATLADGSEYTGDYGLSTAQLRAWHRPRLRALAAAGPDLLAIETIPSLSEVEALAAELPGLGVPAWLSVTVSGTSLRTGESLADAFAIADATEEILAIGVNCCDADDVAGALALARTVTDKPLVAYPNSGETWNAEDRSWSGRGAHLAEHVDGWLAGGARLVGGCCRVGPAEIHRVAETVAAGAPSRHD; encoded by the coding sequence ATGTCGAGCCTCCCCGCCGCGCTGGCCCGGGGTCCTGTCGTCCTCGACGGCGGTCTGGGCACGCTCCTCGAGGAGCGCGGCAACGACCTCTCCTCGTCGCTGTGGTCCGCTCAGCTCCTGCTCGATCGACCGGCGGAGATCCGCGCGGCGCACGAGGCCTTCTTCCGTGCGGGAGCGCGCGTCGCGATCACGGCCTCGTACCAGGTCAGCTACGAGGCCCTGGAGGACGCGGGACTGGACGCACCGGCGGTCGATCTGCTGCTCATGCGCAGCGTGGCGCTGGCCCGACGCGCGCGCACCGACACCGGTCACGACCACGACGCCTGGGTAGCGGCATCCGTCGGGCCCTACGGGGCGACCCTCGCGGACGGCAGCGAGTACACGGGCGACTACGGGCTCTCGACGGCGCAGCTGCGCGCCTGGCATCGACCGCGGCTGCGCGCGCTCGCCGCGGCGGGTCCGGACCTGCTCGCCATCGAGACGATCCCGTCGCTCTCCGAGGTCGAGGCGCTCGCCGCCGAGCTTCCGGGGCTGGGGGTTCCGGCGTGGCTCAGCGTCACCGTCTCCGGAACGTCGCTGCGGACGGGGGAGAGCCTCGCCGACGCCTTCGCCATCGCCGACGCCACGGAGGAGATCCTCGCCATCGGCGTCAACTGCTGCGACGCCGACGATGTCGCGGGCGCCCTCGCGCTCGCACGCACCGTCACCGACAAGCCGCTGGTCGCCTACCCGAACAGCGGCGAGACGTGGAATGCCGAAGACCGCTCATGGTCGGGGCGCGGTGCGCACCTGGCCGAGCACGTGGACGGGTGGCTCGCAGGCGGTGCCCGGCTCGTCGGCGGCTGCTGCCGCGTCGGCCCCGCCGAGATCCACCGCGTGGCCGAGACCGTCGCGGCGGGCGCGCCGAGTCGACACGACTGA
- a CDS encoding YchJ family metal-binding protein, translated as MSFGRAGGRPRSDGFPVVAHGDPCPCGSGARFDGCCAPVLRGEPAATAERLMRSRYTAFVVGDDRHLVATWHPGTRPDSVDLDPRLRWTGLAIVATDAGREGDRRGRVEFRASWRDGGTTGVLHETSRFVFQSDRWWYLDGDLV; from the coding sequence ATGTCCTTCGGGCGCGCGGGCGGACGCCCCCGCAGCGACGGCTTCCCGGTCGTGGCTCACGGCGACCCCTGCCCGTGCGGAAGCGGAGCGCGCTTCGACGGATGCTGTGCCCCGGTACTCCGCGGAGAGCCGGCCGCGACGGCCGAGCGCCTCATGCGCTCGCGCTACACAGCCTTCGTCGTGGGTGACGACCGCCACCTGGTCGCGACGTGGCATCCCGGAACACGACCGGACTCCGTCGACCTCGATCCACGCCTGCGGTGGACGGGGCTCGCCATCGTGGCGACCGACGCGGGACGCGAGGGCGACCGACGAGGGAGAGTCGAGTTCCGCGCGTCCTGGCGAGACGGCGGGACGACGGGCGTGCTGCACGAGACGAGCCGGTTCGTGTTCCAGAGCGACCGCTGGTGGTATCTGGACGGCGACCTCGTGTGA
- a CDS encoding TraR/DksA C4-type zinc finger protein, which translates to MTEPAELLREERDGARARLELLDAELDELRADRGRESADDEHDPEGATLSGEWSRLSGLRSAALAELADIDAALARVGAAAYGVCVDCGGLIPDARLEVRPTATRCVECASKAGR; encoded by the coding sequence GTGACGGAACCGGCCGAGCTCCTGCGTGAGGAGCGCGACGGCGCTCGCGCGCGCCTCGAGCTCCTCGACGCCGAGCTCGACGAGCTCCGGGCCGACCGGGGCCGCGAGTCGGCCGACGACGAGCACGATCCCGAAGGCGCGACGCTGTCCGGCGAGTGGTCGCGCCTGTCGGGCCTGCGGTCGGCCGCGCTGGCCGAGCTCGCCGACATCGACGCGGCGCTCGCCCGGGTCGGTGCGGCGGCTTACGGGGTCTGCGTCGACTGCGGAGGGCTAATCCCGGACGCGCGCCTCGAGGTCCGGCCGACGGCGACCCGCTGCGTCGAGTGCGCATCGAAGGCGGGTCGCTGA
- a CDS encoding SRPBCC family protein, with amino-acid sequence MSTKVEKRILVNVPLSVAYNQWTQFEEFPHFMSGIKSVTQVDDKNLHWVAEIAGVKRQWDATILEQVPDKKVSWAATEGATNSGSVTFEDVGGGQTQVHLVLEYEPEGIVEKIGDKLNVVENRAEGDLERFKEFIESEGYATGAWRGSVGTDTGTQDPGIAAAAESRGDSGKAGISGKVAAGVGLAAAAATAAGVAASAAAKKDSGDTEDVTLTPATGSPDFVAPAEVTDTELTEPGVVDATTRTADDPLYTQDRTTGTTP; translated from the coding sequence ATGAGCACGAAGGTGGAGAAGAGGATCCTCGTCAACGTCCCGCTCAGCGTCGCATACAACCAATGGACCCAGTTCGAGGAGTTCCCGCACTTCATGAGCGGCATCAAGTCCGTCACGCAGGTGGATGACAAGAACCTCCACTGGGTCGCGGAGATCGCCGGCGTGAAGCGCCAGTGGGACGCGACGATCCTGGAGCAGGTGCCCGACAAGAAGGTGTCGTGGGCAGCGACCGAGGGCGCGACGAACTCCGGCTCGGTGACCTTCGAGGATGTCGGCGGCGGGCAGACCCAGGTGCACCTCGTCCTCGAGTACGAGCCCGAGGGCATCGTGGAGAAGATCGGCGACAAGCTGAACGTCGTGGAGAACCGCGCGGAGGGCGACCTCGAGCGGTTCAAAGAGTTCATCGAGTCCGAGGGCTACGCGACGGGCGCCTGGCGCGGATCGGTCGGCACCGACACCGGCACGCAGGATCCCGGGATCGCGGCCGCCGCCGAGTCCCGCGGCGACAGCGGCAAGGCCGGTATCTCCGGAAAGGTTGCCGCCGGCGTGGGACTGGCCGCCGCCGCCGCGACGGCCGCCGGTGTGGCCGCATCGGCGGCCGCGAAGAAGGACTCCGGCGACACGGAGGATGTCACGCTGACACCCGCCACCGGATCGCCGGACTTCGTCGCGCCCGCCGAGGTGACCGACACCGAGCTCACCGAGCCGGGGGTCGTCGATGCGACGACCCGCACGGCGGACGACCCGCTGTACACGCAGGACCGGACGACAGGCACCACTCCGTAA
- a CDS encoding FUSC family protein, which yields MRMPATIRAPRRAPLLQVVKSAVATSAAWLVAGFLIPGPPPVFAAIAALLVVQPSLNQSLTRAIERSVGVIAGVLIASVLSILLGTSTWVILLTTAVALLLAWALRMTPGTANQVAISGILVLALGTATPSYAVDRILETLIGAVIGIIVNLAIVPPVAVAPAHAAVDELGDALADALDRLGGALESPRTPSELARLLDDARAVRPKLEAAEDAIAAGSESLTLNPRSRRHRDELDALTDLLETFRPIVTQMIGMTRACSERYDPTIDEEPSVPAIADQLHRAAHDVRLQLRRAEPPQTVAQRSADEPAALTSQLTVARPSSTHWILVGSLLEDLRRIHETLTESGATGRPRP from the coding sequence ATGCGCATGCCCGCCACGATCCGCGCGCCGCGCCGCGCGCCGCTCCTGCAGGTGGTCAAGTCCGCCGTCGCGACGTCGGCGGCGTGGCTCGTCGCCGGCTTCCTCATTCCGGGGCCGCCGCCCGTCTTCGCCGCGATCGCGGCGCTGCTCGTCGTGCAGCCGAGCCTCAACCAGTCGCTGACGCGGGCGATCGAGCGCAGCGTCGGGGTCATCGCCGGCGTGCTCATCGCGTCGGTGCTCAGCATCCTGCTCGGCACCTCGACGTGGGTCATCCTCCTGACGACGGCGGTCGCCCTGCTTCTCGCGTGGGCGCTGCGGATGACGCCGGGCACGGCGAACCAGGTCGCGATCAGCGGGATCCTCGTCCTCGCCCTCGGCACGGCGACCCCGTCGTACGCCGTCGACCGGATCCTCGAGACGCTCATCGGCGCGGTCATCGGAATCATCGTCAATCTCGCGATCGTGCCGCCCGTCGCCGTCGCCCCCGCTCACGCCGCCGTCGACGAGCTGGGCGACGCCCTCGCCGACGCGCTCGACCGCCTCGGCGGAGCGCTGGAGTCGCCCCGGACGCCGTCGGAGCTCGCCCGGCTGCTCGACGACGCGCGCGCGGTCCGGCCGAAGCTCGAAGCGGCGGAAGACGCCATCGCCGCCGGCAGCGAGTCGCTGACGCTCAATCCGCGGAGCCGCCGGCACCGTGACGAGCTGGATGCCCTGACCGACCTGCTGGAGACCTTCCGGCCCATCGTCACGCAGATGATCGGTATGACCCGCGCCTGCAGCGAGCGCTACGACCCGACGATCGACGAGGAGCCCTCCGTCCCGGCGATCGCGGATCAGCTGCACCGCGCAGCACACGACGTGCGCCTGCAGCTGCGGCGCGCCGAGCCCCCGCAGACCGTCGCCCAGCGGTCGGCGGACGAGCCGGCGGCGCTGACCTCGCAGCTCACGGTGGCCCGGCCCTCCTCCACGCACTGGATCCTCGTGGGCTCGCTCCTGGAGGACCTGCGCCGCATCCACGAGACGCTGACCGAGTCCGGCGCTACCGGTCGACCTCGACCGTGA
- a CDS encoding DUF6716 putative glycosyltransferase has protein sequence MTATPQRRLRVVGIADTDSYVKWAAALLAALDPEDWEVELLVLDTPVVVSEQQQRAALAGTGLERVMRVTFAALGTRLARQPPDAVLIAARGPLVRVVARLVAGLAPRPVLVSGLPGISVPATRKSLVYRTQCDLFVLHSRREVREFAALARSRGLSQRFALTRLPFAARSPARTGDRPEAGGFGPDRPVLADPPVPGATTAAGRARTCTDLVFAAQAIVPRDRADRRRLAELLVRAARADPSRRVVLKLRASAGEHQTHAEADPLTDLVASLGPRPANLVFSTAPMATALDSAEGLVTVSSTAAIEAVARGIPVIALDTFGVSARLINEVFQGSGLYGGEEDVVARRFRHPSPAWLRDNYFHDAADDDVAVLLSALIARRREGRLAAKPPLRRTGGALRDAWERKLVLGDRDRTVGGAVAGAIGMPVRGAVRALQRTRAAARRSMRLSRAA, from the coding sequence GTGACGGCCACGCCGCAGCGGCGGCTCCGGGTGGTCGGCATCGCCGACACGGATTCGTACGTCAAGTGGGCCGCGGCGCTCCTGGCGGCCCTCGACCCCGAGGACTGGGAGGTCGAGCTCCTCGTCCTCGACACGCCCGTCGTCGTGAGCGAGCAGCAGCAGCGCGCGGCGCTCGCGGGAACCGGGCTGGAGCGCGTCATGAGGGTGACCTTCGCGGCACTCGGGACGCGCCTCGCCCGGCAGCCTCCCGACGCGGTCCTGATCGCGGCCAGGGGGCCGCTCGTGCGGGTGGTCGCACGGCTCGTGGCGGGTCTCGCACCGCGGCCGGTGCTCGTGTCGGGGCTTCCCGGGATCTCGGTCCCGGCGACGCGGAAGTCGCTCGTCTACCGCACCCAGTGCGACCTGTTCGTGCTCCATTCGCGGCGTGAGGTGCGCGAGTTCGCCGCCCTCGCCCGATCGCGCGGCCTCTCGCAGCGGTTCGCGCTCACGCGGCTCCCGTTCGCGGCGCGCTCGCCGGCCAGGACAGGCGATCGGCCGGAGGCAGGAGGTTTCGGGCCGGATCGTCCTGTCCTCGCCGATCCGCCTGTCCCGGGTGCGACGACGGCGGCAGGGCGCGCGCGGACCTGCACCGACCTCGTCTTCGCCGCGCAGGCGATCGTCCCGCGCGATCGCGCCGACCGCCGGCGGCTCGCCGAGCTCCTCGTCCGTGCAGCGCGCGCCGACCCGTCGCGCCGCGTCGTGCTGAAGCTCCGCGCGAGCGCCGGCGAGCATCAGACGCACGCCGAAGCCGACCCCCTGACCGACCTCGTGGCGTCGCTCGGTCCCCGTCCGGCGAACCTCGTCTTCTCGACGGCGCCCATGGCGACGGCCCTCGACTCCGCCGAGGGGCTCGTCACCGTCAGCTCGACCGCCGCGATCGAGGCGGTTGCCCGGGGCATCCCCGTCATCGCGCTCGACACGTTCGGCGTCTCCGCCCGGCTCATCAACGAGGTCTTCCAGGGCAGCGGGCTGTACGGAGGCGAGGAGGATGTCGTTGCGCGGCGGTTCCGGCATCCGTCGCCCGCGTGGCTGCGCGACAACTACTTCCACGATGCCGCCGACGACGACGTGGCCGTGCTCCTGTCGGCTCTCATCGCGCGCCGCCGGGAGGGTCGCCTGGCCGCCAAGCCCCCGCTGCGGCGGACCGGCGGGGCGCTCCGCGACGCGTGGGAGCGCAAGCTCGTGCTGGGCGACCGCGACCGGACGGTCGGCGGCGCCGTCGCGGGAGCGATCGGGATGCCCGTGCGCGGCGCCGTGCGGGCGCTGCAGCGAACGCGGGCCGCCGCGCGGCGGAGCATGCGCCTGTCGCGCGCGGCGTAG
- a CDS encoding N-acetylneuraminate synthase family protein — MTVTIGTRVIGGGRPAYVIAEIGLNHNGDVELAKRLIDLAADAGADAVKFQKRTPELATPEHMRDLPRETPWGTMSYLDYRRRVEFGRDEYIEISDHALLRGLEWFASPWDAPSVAFLEDLGVVAHKVASASVTDVELLEALRETGKPVILSTGMSTIEQIDRAIDVLGTDRLVLMHATSTYPMEPEEANLRVIPVLRERYPGVPVGYSGHERGLQISLAAVALGAVAIERHITLDRTMWGSDHAASLEPTGLQHLVRDIRVIEAALGDGVKRVFPGELAPMAKLRRVPA; from the coding sequence GTGACCGTCACGATCGGAACGCGCGTCATCGGAGGCGGCCGCCCCGCCTACGTCATCGCCGAGATCGGCCTGAACCACAACGGAGACGTCGAGCTCGCGAAGCGGCTCATCGACCTCGCGGCCGACGCGGGCGCCGACGCGGTCAAGTTCCAGAAGCGCACCCCGGAGCTCGCGACGCCCGAGCACATGCGCGATCTTCCGCGCGAGACGCCGTGGGGCACCATGTCGTACCTCGACTACCGCCGGCGCGTGGAGTTCGGCCGGGACGAGTACATCGAGATCTCCGACCATGCGCTCCTCCGCGGCCTGGAGTGGTTCGCGTCCCCGTGGGACGCGCCGAGCGTCGCCTTCCTCGAAGACCTCGGCGTCGTCGCCCACAAGGTCGCCTCCGCCTCCGTCACCGACGTCGAGCTGCTCGAGGCGCTCCGCGAGACCGGGAAGCCCGTCATCCTGTCGACCGGGATGTCGACTATCGAGCAGATCGATCGGGCGATCGACGTGCTCGGCACCGACCGGCTCGTGCTGATGCACGCCACATCGACGTACCCGATGGAGCCCGAGGAGGCGAACCTCCGCGTCATCCCGGTGCTCCGGGAGCGCTACCCCGGTGTGCCCGTGGGCTACTCCGGCCACGAGCGCGGGCTGCAGATCTCGCTCGCGGCGGTCGCGCTCGGTGCCGTCGCGATCGAGCGTCACATCACGCTGGACCGCACGATGTGGGGCTCCGACCACGCCGCGTCGCTCGAGCCGACCGGGCTGCAGCATCTCGTGCGCGACATCCGCGTCATCGAAGCGGCGCTCGGCGACGGCGTCAAGCGCGTGTTCCCCGGCGAGCTCGCACCCATGGCGAAGCTGCGGCGCGTACCGGCGTGA